The Engraulis encrasicolus isolate BLACKSEA-1 chromosome 3, IST_EnEncr_1.0, whole genome shotgun sequence genome segment TACGTGGTGCTGGTGAACATGTACGCCAGCGTCTTCTGCCTCACCTGCCTGAGCTTCGACCGCTACCTCGCCATCGTGCACTCCCTGTCCAGCGGGCACCTGCGCTCCCGCGACACCATCATGGCGTCTCTGGGTGGCATCTGGCTGCTGTCGGGCGTGCTGGCGCTGCCCACGCTCCTCTTCCGCACCACCATGGACGACGAGGCCAACAACCGCACCACCTGCGCCATGGACTTCAGCCTGGTGGCTCCCAACCAGCACCACGAGTCCCTGTGGATCGCCGGCCTCAGCCTCTCCTCCTCGGCGCTGGGCTTCCTGCTGCCCTTCCTGGCCATGACCGTGTTCTACTGCTTCATCGGCTGCACGGTGACGCGCCACTTCAGCCAgctgcgcaaggaggaccagaagaAGCGTCGCCTGCTGAAGATCATCACCACCCTCGTGGTCGTCTTCGCACTGTGCTGGACGCCGTTCCACGTCCTCAAGAGCATGGACGCGCTGTCCTACCTGGACCTGGCGCCGACTTCTTGCTCCTTCCTGCACTTCCTGCTGCTGGCGCACCCTTACGCCACCTGCCTGGCCTACGTCAACAGCTGCCTGAACCCCTTCCTCTACGCCTTCTTCGACCTGCGCTTCCGCTCGCAGTGCCTGTGCCTGCTCAGCCTGAAGAAGGCCATGCACGGCCACATGAGCTCCGTCAGCTCCACGCTCAGCGCCCAGACGCAGAAGAGCGAGGTGCAGTCGCTCGCCACCAAGgtctgaggaggatgaggaagaggacagcggaggaggaggaagagaggagagaaggactgagactgagagaaggaggagaaaagatgGGTAGAGAGCGTGGTGCAGTCGCTCACCACCAaggtctgaggaggaggaggagaggagacaaggaggaAAAACAAAGCATAGAAGGActgggatggaggagagaagcagagcggagaggaggaggatggaggagagagtgaggtgcAGCCACTCATCATCAAggtgatgatgaggagaggagcaagaTGCACTCACAGACAGAAAAGAGCGAGGCACAGGACTGAGGTGTACAAGAGAAGGGGAAACAGAAAAGGAGGATGTGGAGAGGAACTGGAACTGGAGCTGAGAGTGAATGAGTGGAGGTGGGTAGACGGTTGGCGGCTGGCTCCGTTAAACCGTCTGCTTTAggttgcgttgtgtgtgtgtgatctgtggaCAATTGAAGACATTATTGATGTCCGGGACTACTTGCGcgcttgtctgtgagtgtgtgtgacttttcCATGGAGCTTCAATGGACTCAAGAAATTCTCCTGTGTATATATCTAGACATGTGAATCATCCCCCCTGTCTtgctttgtgcttgtgtgtgtcagtgtgtgtgagagcaaggtggagagagagagagcgagtcggtgtgtgtgtgtgtgtgtgtgtgtgtgtgttacagggggGGGACAGgaagagacggtgtgtgtgtgtgcgggtgggtgtgtgggcatgcgtgagacagagaaagagagtgtgtgtcctCCTGCAACTTGGGAGCCAGGTGCTGCTCAATATTCAAGCAAGTCATTCATGAAAACGTGCTTCTACGCTCatttaaacctgtgtgtgtgcatgtatgtgtgtgtgtgtgtttgtgcatgtgtgcgtgtgtgtgtcaccaaaCCCACTGTGTTTACACTGGTTTAAAAAGGAATGCAAATTGTACAGTATTTTCCTACATGCTTGTGCTTTTATCACCTTATGACATATTTTTTTGTCGTTATACAGAATGTGTAGCACTTCAATGAAGATGAACATGttgaaatgtgtatatatatatatatacagtatatatatcctgtgtgtgtgtgtgtgtgtgtgtgtgtgtgtgtgtgtgtgtgtgtgtgtgtgtgtgtgtgtgtgtgtgtgtgtgtgtgcgtgtgtgtgtgtggcagaggtggAGGGGCTTAATGGGGGCagtttttaaagggggggggggttgacgaGGGAACAGAACAGATggcagctgacaaatgttgagagtTGGAGACGACTGAGGAGAGATGTGTATAGGGGCCGCAAATGGGccaagggaagggggggggggtgacgatggggggtggggtgggatggtgcAACTGGGGCTAATGAATTGAtgtttatttttgaaaataaatcTGTGGAACTAACTACTACTGTATAAAAAATAAAGATATGTTTTATAAAATTGACCTCGGAGTGTTTAAGAGTGTTATTGCAATGTGTGGATTTgtgattacatgacattacatttagcttttatctaaagcgacttacagatgtGATTGACAACTTTTTAGATAAAAggtgtgtggggggcggggggtgtttaATGCAATGCAAGACAAttatctctgtctcactctgtctgtctctctgtctgtctctctctctctctctctctctctctctctctctctctctctctctcactctctctctctctctctctctctctctctctctctctctctctctctctctctctctctctctccatatatcaAGCACACACTTCTAGGTGTTTGGGTAAaaatacatgtgcatgtgcaaaaTACATGTGGGGGCTGGTTAAGAAAAACAGACTTCAACATTTTTTCTCACTGCTCATATGTATATTCGTGCACATAGCTATACATACAGtgaaacacagtaggcctactaatcgCCGTCGTCACAGATTCCTCCTGTTCAGTCAAGCAAGACCATTTCAGAGGAGACTTTGCCTTGCCtggaggaacgcacacacacacacacacacacacacacacacacacacacacacacacacacacacacacacacacacacacacacacacacacacacacacacacacacacacacagggttactcATGTTAGTACTTAAATGTAGGCCCAATCATGtgtcccccatctccctgggggcccgggacagctgaccccgtttgtcccccccttgtcggcttccctccCTGGTCACAGTATACGTAAGCCGGAGTCTAAATTTACctttttcttcaccagccaaaaGCTAGCTGGtgttgatcttactagccaaacacacagtcactaatgggTTAATGTGGCTAGCAAGTTAgtctttttctaccagccaaactgaattttcaccagcaattgAAGATTAGCGGGTGTTCATTTAGAGGCCTTTACGTAAGTGAGTGTAAGTGTAAGTATTAACATATCACGATAAAAAAGCTAATGTGAATGAATGCATCCGTTAGCATATCATGATAACATAAATGAGAGTTGGTACTCAGAAGTCCGTTAACCAGTCGGGCAGGACAACTGGCCCGAGACACAGTACCCGTTTAACCAGCTGCCTGCTAGTCATCTAAACGGGTATTACTGGACCAAATGCTGTCCAttcccacacaccccacacacacacacaaatgaaccgacacacacacacgcacgcacgcacacacacacacacacacacacacacacacacacacacacacacacacacacacacacacacacacacacacacacacacacacacacacacacacacacgaacgcaagcacgcacgtgcgcacacacacacacacacacacacacacacacacacacacagacacacaaatgaaccgacacacacacacacacaaatgaaccaacacaggcacacacacacacgcacacacacacacacacacacacacacacacacacacacacacacacacacacacacacacacacacacacacacacacacacacacacattctcacgcaCACTAAATGCATTTCCCCTGAATGACAGTAATTAATTTTGACTGATGCTCTCTACACTCACTTTGATTTGACAGAAACAAGCTTGGGTGGTCATCACCccaagcgagcgagcaagcgtgtgtgtgtgtgtgtgtgtgtgtgtgtgtgtgtgtgtgtgtgtgtgtgtgtgtgtgtgtgtgtgtgtgtgtgtgtgtgtgtgtttgtgtgtgtgtgacgtttgtgtgtctttctatttgtgtgtgtgtgtgtgtgtgtgtgtgtgtgtgtgtgtgtgtgtgtgtgtgtgtgtgtgtgtgtgtgtgtgtgtgtgtgtgtgtgtgtgtgtgtgtgtgtaggctggtcAATATTTGTCTTTGTCAACAGGGATGGCAAAGAGAAGCCGTTGAATACGTTAATATGtggcagtgggggggggggggggggttggataacagagatgttctgtcagacaaaccagacacacacacacacacacacacacacacacacacacacacacacacacacacacacacacacacacacacacacacacacacacacacacacacacaaacacacacacacacacttctctctctctctctctctctctctctctctctctctctctctctctctctctctctctcacacacacacacacacacacacacacacacacacacacacacacacacacacacacaaacacacacagcacacacacttgcattcacAGGTTCGCAGCCAATCTCTGATAACGCCAGCTGACTCGTTAGCCTCCAGCGCAGATCAAAGCCAATTGGAGATCCTCATGTGTCACTATCAGCGCCtctcagagagggggagagacacagagggggatgaagagagagagagagagcgaggcagaggggaataaagagagagagagagagagagagagagagagagagagagagagagagagagacggaggggaataaagagagagagagagagagagagagagagagagagagagagaggggaagagagagagagatggagagcgagagagggagagagagacggagggggataaagagaaagagagaaggagaaaaacacagacagaccgaGGAGGGGGgttaggagggagggagggagggagggaggggtggattaTTAGCAGTTGGCTAACAGCCAGATGTAAGTTATTGAGAGACGGATGAACTTTCTGAAGTGAAGGCTGGGAAAGAAGCCCATTCACTTCTTCGCATTCACCACCCCCATGTTGACCCGCAGAGCTATAAATGTGGTGCATTGCCAATATAAATGCTGTGTATTTTCCAAGACAATCAAACTTATAAGGTCACACTTTACTTAAAACACAATGGTGGCAATTTGTTTCCAATCGTTCATTTCGATGTTCAGTGTTTGCTTGGGGTCCCCACTGACCCTTGCCTCTGAAtaaggttctcaaccttttttttgaataAGCCCCGACTGGAACTCATAACAAGCCAACCAaagccctcttgacctcatcataaacctgccaacgcccccttagaatCAAAAAATGAACTAGACGAATACCCATCAATGgcagcaccgccccctctcagctgtcaccTTCTCAACGCCTCTCTAGGACGGCTCAACACTCCCCTGGgggtctgtagagcccccgttgagagacACCAAACTAGGCCAAGTAGCCTTTTGTCCTGAAAGTGTGGTTAACCCCTTTGTACAGAGCCTATGgcataacctcactgtcaccaaaatagtaatgaccaagtcttaatctgttacttaaggctctctgtaatgtcatagcaatgttgttatgatgtagttgagtcttttcagcaatgaccGACCGGGCCTGCCGGTGACcctatctgcacaaagaggttacAGGTTAAATCATTTTcacagtttatttccagattttttCAGAAATCTTATCTTTTACATGACTATTTATCACCCAAATCAATTTCTCAGTATTCATTACGATTGGGAAATGTACACTCTTCAACCATGCATagttggatcttctccatgtccgccattttaaattacAGTCATAGGCTATACATGTACTCTCTGTACTTTGGTCGGTAAATAATGCTTTAGTAAATGTTCAGGAAAATGCCAAATGTTTGATTGGCACGGCATACATTTTGtaatcaattaaaaaaacactaaaataagCTACTGCACAAAAGAATAGCTCAAAATATGCACATTCCTTTACATTAACAcattgtgtgtgaaagtgaaagccctaaACTCCCACCGAAACACATTGAAACACATATGGAGAATCTGCATTACAATATCTTCACGGAAGAATTCATTTCGTTTCAGTAGCAAAGACACCATAGTGAAATCGTTTTTTTCAGAATATCTTGAACAACGCCTTGTTATTCACTTATACAATAATTCATGCACTTCATACAAGGGGCCCCCAGACATAGTGTATGGCATTGTCCACCTCACAAAGGAAGAGTGTGACTCGCCGAGGGAATGCTCTGCACAGgtcaatgcactgtgtgtgtgtgtgtgtgtgtgtgtgtgtgtgtgtgtgtgtgtgtgtgtgtgtgtgtgtgtgtgtgtgtgtgtgtgtgtgtgtgtgtgtgtgtgtgtctgtgtgtgtgtgtgtgtgcgtgcgtgcgcgcgtgtttgtgcgtgtgcgtgtgcgtgtgcgtgtgtgtgagtccattcacacgcacgcatgtgtgagtgtatgggtCTGTGagacgttagagagagagagagagagagagagagagagagagagagagagagagagagagagagagagagagagagagagagagagagagagagagagaatctggagATGGACAgactagaaagagagaaagaacaaaagaacaaGGGAGTGTTGAGGGGATGAGTGGTGTAAATATGACACACAGTTGGGGGGCCAGCCCACCCAAGCCAGCGTGTTCAGTGATGCGATGGGACccgctactcacacacacacacacacacacacacacacacacacacacacacacacacacacacacacacacacacacacacacacacacacacacacacacacacacacacacacacacacacacacacacacacacacacacacacacacgcatatgaggGAGGGCGCTAATCTCATTAGCTATGCCGCTAATCCAGTCTGTGAGGTAATGCTAAAGTGTGGCGGcactcaaaaacaaaacagaaccaaACCACAGAGCAGCATGCCGTAACACCACACAGCAGAGGGAGCTggacacatccacatccacacacatcacATCGATACACATCGAcactcaaaaacaaaacagaaccaaACCAGACTAGAGCAGTGAtgttcaaactgtggtacgcatatctctggtggtacttgagacatctctggtggtacttggaagaattaatttttttggtgcattgatttgaaggctgatcaagttgttgcagtcgaaaatgtctctttggtctcacattttgtaatattgaactgtatgaatctgaaaacatattacagaataatactaggcatgcaagaaatttaaaaacaaacttgcactgaatgtgactgtagctgtgaacctctcctgtattgactggaaaaagtgaatatggaaggccttcgttgcgatattctaatgtttgttgtcaaggtggtactctgagagctcaatattttctcgggtggtacttcacaccaaaagtttgagaaccacaggACTAGAGCATACCGTAACACCACACAAGAGACACACAGGAGCTGGACACattcacatccacatccacacacatcttagctcaaaaacaaaacagaaccaaACCACAGAGCAGCATACCCTAACACCACGCAGTAGAGGGAGTTGAACACATTCACATCCACATCGATACACATTGCACTCAAAAACAAAACGCAACCAAAACATAGAGCATAAcaccacacagcagacacacaggagCTGGACACATTCATATCCACATCCATAGCCTACACATTAACACTCAAAAACAAAGTGGAACCAaaacacagagcacacagagcaTACCGTAACACCACACAGCAGTTGGAGCTGGACACattcacatccacatccacacacatggaCTCTCAATAACAAAACAGAACCAAAACATAGAGCATACTGTAACACCACACAGCAGACCCACAGGAGCTGGACACattcacatccacatccacactagcctcgcgcgccactGTACTTACTTGCGCAAAGAGattgaatacaaaatgaaatggtagtaatatgggatggtcaggaccaggctacatctACACACATCGACACTCAAAACATAGAGCAGCATGCCGTAACACCACACAGCAGTTGGAGCTGGGCACATTCACATCCATACACATCACATCTCATAGATCTAATAGACCATTATGGGATGATCAGGACCAGGTTACATCTATACACATCGACACTCAAAAACCAAACAGAACCAAAACAAAGAGCATACCGTAACACCACACAGCAGTTGGAGCTGGACACATTCACATCCATTCACATCGAcactcaaaaacaaaacagaatcaAAACATGGAGCATTCACATCCCTACACATTGACACTTAAAAGCAAAACATACCGCAACACAGGAgagcattcacattcacacacatggacactcacaaactaaacaaaaccaaaacatggAGCAATCACATCCATACCAATTGAcactcaaaaacaaaacagaaccaaAACATGCTGTAACACAGCAGAGCTGAACAcatccacactgacacacatcagCCCTCTAAAACAACACAAAACCAAAACATAACACGACACGGCTGAacgatttgaacacatccacatcAACACACATCAATTGAAAAACAGAACATGACACAGCTGAAAGAACTGAACACACTGACAAATATCAGCTGAAAAACTGAAACATAAAATCAAAACCAAAACATAACACAACAACGcagagctgtttgatagaacatttgactatgttacaacctatttttatttcaagtcttaaaaactgcaatgtcaaaattcgccctgtcccgcaattcaatttgcagtcactaggggcatctagatttctaggctagcaatgatgagggtttttttttaaatcctggttccggttcgtgatccggatcagcaccaaaatgtaatcacttgttcctgtggtcatttccaacaactccacaaagtttcatccaaatcggGCCATGGGTTTTTGGGTTAtcatgctgacaaacaaacagacaaacagacagacaaacaaacagacagacaaaccaacttgaccgaaaatataacctccttgtcggaggtaaaaaaaaaaaaaaaaaataacacaatagaGCAGAGCAACTGACACACATCAACTAAAGCGGTACTCAAAAATAATGCAAAAACATAACACAGGAAAGCACAGAACAGCTGAACACATGCACGGACATGGACACATATCAACTGAAAAAAAGTTTTATACTGTACATCCATTTTCAATTAAACATAAAAAAACCATGAGTTTTCAATTTACTGTAATTCCTGGTTAAAAAGCACATTCAAAGTCACCATTTTGTGGTTTGAATTTGGTAAGAAACAAATCAGATTTTATTATATGAGTATGATTTGCCTGATGCCTAAATCAAATTTTTGTGTGTTGGGGGAAAAACTGTCCACAAACActtacatgcacgcaagcaagcatgcatgcacgcatacaggcatgcacgcacacacacaaatcaactgCACACAGAAATAGATCCCAGTTGTTTGCGACAGATGCTGTCCATCAAATACGTTCAAATGGGGGTTAATGTGTCAGTATCGCTTTCTGTCTGCTGGCATTCAAGGCCAGAgatttttcctgtgtgtgtgtgtgtgtgtgtgtgtgtgtgtgtgtgtgtgtgtgtgtgtgtgtgtgtgtgtgtgtgtgtgtgtgtgtgtgtgtgtgtgtgtgtgtgtgtgtgtgtgtgtgtgtgtgtgtgtgtgtgtgtctactgtggcGTGTGTAAATTGGACCAGACAACTTGTTTGATGAAGCAGGGCCGCGAGAATCCCATCTAGAATACCAGCTGATTACCGAGGGATACACACCGCCTCCTCTCTCACACCATGTACCCAActtaaacatacacacgcacgcacgcacgctcacactcacactcacactcacgctcacgcacacacacacacacacacacacacacacacacacacacacacacacacacacacacacacacacacacacacacacacacacacacacacacacacacacacacacacacacacttatggttgcatgaacacacacacacacacacagagacacacacgcacacacacgcacacacacacacacactgagacacacacaaactcactcagacagacacacttacgggtgcatgggcacacacaaagacacaaatgaatgcatgtgcgcacacacacacatacacacgcacacagacacataaacattaGCTGAAGTATATAGAGCGTGAGTCAAAGACCCTCTCTATCTTATAACCGTCTCCGGCGTGAGTTTATAAAATGCATACGTACCCCCACCGGAAACATTGTACACAAACATTGTGTGGAGGGTCAAAAGTTCTCCTACAGTCAAACAGGTTAGACCAAAAGCTTCCtgcttaaatgtgtgtgtgtgtgtgtgtgtgtgtgtgtgtgtgtgtgtgtgtgtgtgtgtgtgagtgtgagtgtgtgtgtgtgtgtgtgtgtgtgtgtgtgtgtgtgtgtgtgtgtgtgtgtgtgtgtgtgtgtgtgtgtgtgtgtgtgtgtgtgtgtgtgtgtgtgtgtgcgcgcgcgtgtgcgcgcgtgtgcatgtttaaCTGTTGGTAATGGTAAAGTCTGAGTGActacatgtatgcatacatggactgtacatgcatgcatctctatgtgtgcatgtgtttgtatgcagtGCTTAACGTGTTTGCAGTGCTTTAAGTGGAAAAGAATAAAGTCAGTACTCGATCAAAAATGTTGCAGTGTAGTATATGTATATGCAgtacacaataaaaaatattgctaggcctactccacaggcAGAAGTTcagaagcaaaacaaaaacaaaccaacagtttccaaaagtgtgtgtgtgtgtgtgtgtgtgtgtgtgtgtgtgtgtgtgtgtgtgtgtgtgtgtgtgtgtgtgtgtgtgtgtgtgtgtgtgtgtgtgtgtgtgtgtgtgtgtgtgtgtgtgtgtgtgtgtgtgtgtgtgtgtgtgtgtgtgtgtgcgtgtgtgagcgtgcacttATCTATGCTTCAGCTGCCATACTTCATCAGGAGAGACACACCAGCAGCCCATGCTCTCTATCatcacgaaacacacacacacacgtacaacacacacacacacacacacgcacaacacacacacacacacacaggcacaggcacgcacgcacgcacacacacacacacacacacacacacacacacacacacacacacacacacacacacacacacacacacacacacacacacacacacacacacacacacacacacacaggcacacaggcacacacaggcacacaggcacactctctctctctctctctctcactctctcaaacagatagacacacacacttacacacatgcacacacaaacacacacatactacacacgcacacacacacacacgcaccgtcacaGGTGTCTGTCCAGAGATATGCTCTTCATCCTCCACCACACCCGTGAATGGCAtgtgagcagcagcagtagtggcagCATCATACTCATGTCATAAACAGAAAATGACCCTAATGTTTCTACAGACTTCAGGCTTTCGTCACGAAAGAAATAGTAGactacatttattttaaaaccagaCAGTGGTTTATTGACTAGAAACTGTAACAAGAATAGCTGTGTATTAGGGTATTGGCATTGCGTTGGGGTATTGTCGTTGTGTGTGcatgatggagaaagagagagagagacggagacaaacagacagacagagagggagagagagagagagagagagagagagagggcacaggaACATATAGAGAGAAGCcatgggagaaaaaaagagagagagagaaagacatatagacagagagcaacagaaaaagagagaacagagagacatagagagacagaaagagagggagagggagagcgagagagagagagagagagagagagagagagagagagagagagatgtatgcttaatgttcctaattgaccgtaatgttcttttatgttatctgtacgctttggcaacactgttaccaataggcatgccaaggcatatttgaatttgaatttgaatttaagagagagagagagagagagagagagagagagagcgagagagagagcgagagacagccagacagactgagAGTGTAGACAGATTTACCCCATCCTGTAACACGCCATACATCAAAGAGCTTCAAAGCAACAAGATCCAACTTAAGTGTCAGAGGGCTTACAACTTGCCGaaaacgtacacacgcacacacacacgcacatgcacacgcgtacacacacgcacacatgcacacacgcacacatgcatgcacggacgcatgcacgcacggacactcacacacacacacatacacacacacggaaatacacacggacactcaca includes the following:
- the LOC134445445 gene encoding apelin receptor A; translated protein: MEQPTMEYADTYEYYDYNETACDFSEWEPSYSLIPVLYMLIFILGLSGNGLVIFTVWRAKAKRRAADVYIGNLALADLTFVITLPLWAVYTALGYHWPFGVALCKISSYVVLVNMYASVFCLTCLSFDRYLAIVHSLSSGHLRSRDTIMASLGGIWLLSGVLALPTLLFRTTMDDEANNRTTCAMDFSLVAPNQHHESLWIAGLSLSSSALGFLLPFLAMTVFYCFIGCTVTRHFSQLRKEDQKKRRLLKIITTLVVVFALCWTPFHVLKSMDALSYLDLAPTSCSFLHFLLLAHPYATCLAYVNSCLNPFLYAFFDLRFRSQCLCLLSLKKAMHGHMSSVSSTLSAQTQKSEVQSLATKV